A single genomic interval of Pelorhabdus rhamnosifermentans harbors:
- the pstC gene encoding phosphate ABC transporter permease subunit PstC — MELTKNLIEPVDRAHQFKLMSDRYIRYLFIACACLMTVIILSIIIFVGQQGLLTFKDVSLTEFFTSAKWSPSDAKYGAFSFISGSIFVTLLAILFGAPLGLAGAIFMAKIAPGWLREIMRPATDLYVAIPSVVYGFVGMTILVPLIRVHFHASTGFGLLAAAIILAIMILPTIISISEDAIRSVSASLEEASLALGATRWQTIWRVLLPAALPGISTAIILAMARAVGETMAVQMVIGNTPQIAKSLFMPTSTLPSEIVVEMGNTPFGSAWGNSLFLMALVLLLLSLAMILIIRRITKGRIA, encoded by the coding sequence ATGGAATTGACTAAAAATCTTATTGAACCAGTAGATAGGGCTCATCAATTTAAATTGATGTCAGATCGCTATATTCGATATTTATTTATTGCCTGTGCTTGTTTAATGACAGTCATTATTTTATCCATTATTATCTTTGTTGGGCAACAAGGATTATTGACGTTTAAAGATGTTAGTTTAACGGAATTTTTTACGAGTGCTAAGTGGAGTCCCTCTGATGCAAAATATGGGGCCTTTAGTTTTATTTCGGGTTCAATTTTTGTTACTCTTTTGGCAATTTTATTTGGCGCTCCGCTGGGATTAGCTGGTGCCATCTTTATGGCCAAAATAGCACCTGGCTGGCTAAGAGAAATTATGCGGCCGGCAACAGATCTTTATGTGGCTATTCCTTCTGTTGTTTACGGGTTTGTAGGGATGACCATTCTTGTTCCGTTGATTCGTGTTCATTTTCATGCCAGTACGGGATTTGGTTTGCTTGCAGCAGCAATTATTTTGGCTATCATGATTTTGCCAACTATTATTAGTATTTCCGAGGATGCTATCCGATCCGTTTCGGCTTCGTTAGAAGAAGCTTCACTTGCGCTGGGGGCAACGCGCTGGCAAACGATTTGGCGTGTTCTGCTTCCTGCGGCTTTGCCCGGCATTTCTACGGCTATTATCTTAGCTATGGCCAGGGCGGTGGGAGAGACCATGGCTGTTCAAATGGTTATTGGTAATACACCGCAAATTGCTAAATCGCTTTTTATGCCGACTTCGACTTTACCTAGTGAAATTGTTGTTGAAATGGGCAACACTCCTTTTGGATCTGCCTGGGGTAATTCGCTCTTTCTGATGGCTTTGGTACTACTGCTTCTATCACTCGCGATGATTTTAATTATTCGTCGGATTACTAAGGGGAGGATAGCCTAA
- a CDS encoding phosphate ABC transporter substrate-binding protein: MKFLGKSKVLVAAISLMLGVSLIAGCGGTKEQPQAQAANDIQGTVTASGSTALLPLLKPAQEEFQKKYSKVTVNIAGGGSFTGLNQVAAGSVNIGNSDVPAPSEYNDKGLVDHQVCVAPFVFVTNQDVSVDNLTQQQYVDIMTGKITNWKDVGGKDEKITLIHRAKSSGSRATIANVVLKGVEFTDNAVIQDSNGAVRSAIASTPGSIGYVDAAYVDNTVKALAFNGVKFTADAVTSGQYPVFAYEHMFTKGEATGAVKAFLDYVMSPEFQNSAVEKNGFIPMTKMKK, encoded by the coding sequence ATGAAATTTTTAGGAAAATCGAAAGTTCTTGTTGCGGCTATTTCTTTGATGCTTGGTGTCAGTCTGATTGCTGGCTGTGGTGGAACGAAAGAACAACCTCAGGCCCAGGCTGCAAATGATATTCAAGGCACAGTAACGGCTTCGGGATCAACTGCTTTGCTGCCGTTACTGAAACCGGCCCAGGAAGAGTTTCAAAAGAAGTATAGCAAAGTAACAGTTAACATTGCAGGTGGTGGTTCTTTTACAGGCTTAAATCAAGTTGCAGCTGGTTCTGTAAATATTGGTAACTCTGATGTTCCAGCTCCTAGTGAATATAACGATAAAGGTCTTGTTGACCATCAAGTTTGTGTGGCCCCGTTTGTGTTTGTTACTAATCAGGATGTAAGCGTTGACAATTTGACTCAACAACAATATGTGGACATTATGACTGGTAAAATCACTAACTGGAAAGATGTTGGCGGAAAAGATGAAAAAATTACCTTAATTCATCGGGCAAAATCTTCCGGATCACGTGCTACTATCGCGAATGTGGTACTGAAAGGTGTTGAATTTACGGATAATGCTGTTATCCAAGATTCCAACGGCGCAGTTCGCAGTGCTATTGCCAGCACACCTGGTTCAATTGGCTATGTTGATGCCGCATACGTTGATAACACTGTAAAAGCACTTGCTTTTAATGGTGTGAAATTTACGGCAGATGCGGTAACATCCGGACAATATCCTGTATTCGCTTATGAACACATGTTTACGAAAGGCGAAGCAACAGGGGCAGTGAAAGCTTTTCTTGACTATGTCATGAGTCCTGAATTCCAGAATAGTGCTGTTGAGAAAAATGGCTTTATCCCTATGACGAAAATGAAAAAATAG
- a CDS encoding GGDEF domain-containing protein, with protein sequence MLSYERQDTSCYTEMTNSEMSLTDQIGLGELKNVILARKIRTVFQPIVSLVDGQVLGYEALSRGPNGSELEMPTTLFYLARKFDLLWELELLCLSQALLQGKKIPHKGLLFLNIDPQIIRDPRFESELLSKWNWKLTSSSVNYIILEITEGAAIEDVVGFTKTLASLVNKGCKIAMDDTGTGYSSLSRLVKIHPHFIKIDMDLVRDIDKDRMKQALMKALYKFSTLTNIKIIAEGIETAAELNELIRIGIPYGQGFYLQQPSSQLTEISEPIRQQILYQVHSKEQENYYTPITMPIGAVARMDRGLPATTLGYQIIDYFNKNSRAMGVCIVEDGKPVGLLMKDKFLGNLATQYGIALYMHRPIDLVMDKNPIVVDYHLSLEQVSKLAVSRSEERLYDYIIVTKNEKYYGVITIRRLLEKTTQVELNRAKHSNPLTGLPGNVLIEHEINCVLLKNRPYAVIYFDLDNFKPYNDVYGFESGDRVLYLTAKIIQQEMEHEANLPSFIGHIGGDDFIAVVHDWNVQGLCQNIIASFDRQIHAYYGEKDIRQGYILAKNRHGKEERFPIISLSIAVVTNRNSRYFTAHELAESATLLKKKCKLSWQSCYCIDGI encoded by the coding sequence ATGCTTTCCTATGAAAGGCAGGACACTTCTTGTTATACTGAAATGACAAACAGCGAGATGAGCTTAACGGACCAAATAGGATTAGGTGAATTAAAAAATGTTATTTTAGCTAGAAAGATTCGTACTGTTTTTCAGCCTATTGTATCCCTTGTTGACGGTCAGGTATTGGGGTATGAGGCGTTGAGTCGGGGTCCTAACGGCTCAGAGCTCGAGATGCCGACAACCTTATTTTATTTGGCGAGAAAATTTGATTTGCTATGGGAACTGGAGCTTCTTTGTTTGAGTCAGGCTCTTCTTCAGGGAAAGAAAATTCCCCATAAGGGTCTACTTTTTTTAAATATTGATCCCCAAATTATTCGGGATCCTCGTTTTGAAAGCGAATTACTGTCCAAGTGGAATTGGAAGCTGACGAGTTCTTCTGTTAATTATATCATTTTGGAAATAACAGAAGGTGCAGCTATTGAGGATGTTGTTGGCTTCACAAAGACACTAGCATCTCTTGTGAACAAAGGATGCAAAATTGCTATGGATGATACAGGAACAGGTTATTCCAGTTTGAGCAGGTTGGTTAAGATTCATCCTCATTTTATTAAAATAGACATGGATTTAGTGCGAGATATTGATAAGGATCGCATGAAACAAGCATTGATGAAGGCCTTATATAAATTTTCTACACTGACAAATATAAAAATCATTGCCGAAGGCATTGAGACGGCAGCTGAATTGAATGAACTCATTCGAATTGGGATACCATATGGACAAGGCTTTTATCTGCAACAGCCATCAAGTCAGCTTACAGAAATTTCCGAACCGATTCGACAGCAAATTCTTTATCAAGTACATAGCAAGGAACAGGAAAATTATTATACCCCCATTACCATGCCGATCGGTGCTGTTGCTCGAATGGATAGAGGACTTCCAGCTACTACGCTGGGGTATCAAATTATTGATTATTTTAATAAAAACAGCCGTGCTATGGGGGTCTGCATTGTGGAGGATGGCAAGCCAGTTGGGCTTCTTATGAAGGACAAATTTTTAGGCAATTTGGCAACACAATATGGTATTGCCCTGTACATGCACCGTCCCATTGATCTTGTTATGGATAAAAATCCGATTGTTGTTGATTATCATCTTTCCCTGGAACAGGTTTCAAAACTGGCTGTTTCGCGTAGCGAAGAACGACTCTATGACTATATTATTGTGACGAAGAATGAAAAATATTATGGTGTAATTACAATCAGGCGGCTATTAGAAAAAACAACTCAAGTGGAATTGAATCGAGCGAAACATTCCAATCCTTTAACTGGACTGCCGGGTAATGTTTTGATTGAACATGAAATCAACTGTGTTTTATTAAAAAATCGACCTTATGCTGTGATTTATTTTGATTTGGATAACTTTAAGCCATACAATGATGTTTATGGATTTGAAAGTGGGGATAGGGTTCTTTATTTAACAGCCAAAATTATTCAGCAGGAAATGGAACATGAAGCAAATTTACCGTCCTTTATTGGCCATATTGGTGGGGATGATTTTATTGCGGTTGTTCATGATTGGAATGTGCAAGGACTTTGTCAAAACATCATAGCCTCTTTTGATCGCCAGATTCATGCCTATTATGGTGAAAAAGATATTCGTCAGGGTTATATTTTGGCTAAAAATCGACATGGTAAGGAAGAACGTTTTCCAATTATTTCACTGAGTATTGCCGTTGTGACGAATCGCAATTCCCGTTATTTTACTGCTCATGAACTAGCAGAGTCAGCAACGCTATTAAAGAAAAAATGTAAACTATCCTGGCAAAGTTGCTATTGTATTGATGGTATTTAA
- the pnpS gene encoding two-component system histidine kinase PnpS — protein sequence MMLKWGIRSRLMTSFMIVISLSLSLVGTYVLWYFYNHDLKGLLNTLSVECNIAEQLLRDEILDPVKRNNIDNKVKEMGNKVGLRLTIIDQSGRVIADSNSNPALMENHSERPEVIEALTGKQGTAIRYSTTNEENQLYVTQPVYDGSQVIAVLRIATSLNHVEEGFSKIRNAILAALFLTLLLSIGMSMRLARKYTEPLEEITEAAQKIADGKLTTRIYLKTNDELEILSHAMNNLTSHLEDKINETSAEKHKLELILEHMDNGVIMFDMYGKVITVNLMAVKTFNITEEMIGQHNMNVIGKSLLDRSIHETLLEGTGRVIELKTQVNKSHRVFHISLVPILDNDSTASSVLAVFHDITVLQEINDRQADFVANASHELATPLTAIRGFAETLLDGALQDATLSEKFVRIIYNEAERMTRLTKDLLQLAKLNSQNSQQKVEFEPTSVGPLCQRIVDDMMPYWENKKLTLKIAAASQLVFVKAHPDWLKQVLTNLLENSVKYTPEGGSITLSYSDNGTEATISVQDTGVGIPSKDLPFIFERFYRVDRARSRAAGGTGLGLAIVKLLIDMLDGKIAVKSEVNVGSTFTITLPLATEFA from the coding sequence ATGATGCTGAAATGGGGAATTCGTTCGCGACTAATGACATCATTCATGATTGTTATTTCATTATCACTATCCTTGGTTGGCACCTATGTATTATGGTACTTTTACAATCACGATCTAAAAGGTCTGTTAAATACCTTGTCTGTCGAATGCAATATTGCCGAACAGCTGCTTCGTGATGAAATACTGGACCCAGTCAAGCGTAACAACATTGACAACAAAGTAAAAGAAATGGGTAATAAAGTTGGGCTGCGTCTCACTATCATTGATCAAAGTGGCCGGGTCATTGCCGATTCAAACTCCAATCCCGCCCTCATGGAAAATCATAGTGAACGCCCGGAAGTGATTGAAGCACTTACGGGTAAACAAGGTACGGCCATACGCTACAGCACAACGAATGAAGAAAACCAATTATACGTGACTCAACCTGTCTATGATGGCAGCCAAGTCATCGCTGTTTTACGCATCGCAACGAGTTTAAACCATGTAGAAGAAGGATTCTCAAAAATCCGTAATGCCATCTTAGCTGCCTTATTTCTCACCTTACTCTTATCCATTGGCATGAGTATGCGACTGGCACGTAAATACACAGAACCTCTCGAAGAAATTACCGAAGCAGCCCAAAAAATTGCTGATGGAAAACTCACTACACGCATCTATTTAAAAACAAATGATGAACTTGAGATACTCTCTCACGCCATGAATAATCTCACTTCTCATTTAGAAGATAAAATCAATGAAACATCGGCAGAAAAACATAAACTAGAATTGATTCTAGAACACATGGATAACGGTGTTATTATGTTTGATATGTATGGTAAAGTCATAACAGTCAATCTCATGGCAGTGAAGACCTTTAACATTACCGAAGAAATGATTGGACAGCACAATATGAATGTCATCGGCAAAAGCTTACTAGACCGTTCCATTCATGAAACGCTTTTAGAAGGCACCGGCCGCGTCATTGAGTTAAAAACGCAAGTAAATAAATCACACCGTGTTTTCCATATTTCACTCGTACCGATTCTTGATAATGACAGTACTGCATCTTCTGTGCTGGCTGTTTTTCACGACATTACAGTCCTTCAAGAAATCAACGATCGTCAAGCTGACTTTGTTGCCAATGCTTCTCACGAGCTAGCCACACCATTAACAGCCATTCGTGGTTTTGCTGAAACACTACTTGATGGAGCCCTTCAAGATGCCACATTAAGTGAAAAATTTGTCCGCATTATCTATAATGAAGCCGAACGGATGACACGGTTAACAAAGGATTTATTGCAACTAGCCAAGCTGAACTCGCAAAATAGCCAGCAGAAAGTGGAGTTTGAACCGACCTCCGTCGGTCCTCTCTGTCAAAGAATCGTCGATGACATGATGCCTTATTGGGAAAATAAAAAATTAACTTTGAAAATAGCGGCTGCGTCGCAACTTGTTTTCGTAAAAGCCCATCCTGACTGGCTCAAACAAGTACTTACCAATCTTTTAGAAAACAGCGTAAAATATACGCCTGAAGGCGGATCCATTACTTTATCTTATAGTGATAATGGCACAGAAGCCACCATTTCCGTACAAGATACAGGCGTGGGCATTCCAAGTAAAGACTTGCCATTTATTTTTGAACGCTTTTATCGTGTTGATCGTGCTCGTTCCCGTGCTGCAGGTGGGACTGGACTCGGGCTGGCCATCGTGAAGCTCCTTATTGACATGCTTGACGGAAAAATTGCCGTCAAAAGCGAAGTGAATGTGGGCTCTACTTTCACCATTACCCTGCCTCTTGCAACGGAGTTCGCCTAG
- the phoU gene encoding phosphate signaling complex protein PhoU has product MSTRQNYSQELEALRQELLAMGQLVQQAITLSIEALCKQDADQARKVILDDDAIDALEEAIEDKCMILIARQQPIAGDLRMIGTCLKITTDLERMGDHASDIAEIAVRLGTQPLIKPLVDIPIMANLSQQMLQNSLLAYLNRDISLAEQVCSDDDEVDHIYNRMFRELLTYMMEDPSTITQATQLVFVARYLERIADHATNIAEWVIYIVTGQRCRKVD; this is encoded by the coding sequence ATGAGTACGAGGCAAAATTATTCTCAGGAACTGGAAGCTTTGCGGCAGGAACTGTTAGCCATGGGGCAGCTTGTCCAGCAGGCGATTACGCTTTCTATTGAGGCACTTTGCAAGCAAGATGCTGATCAGGCGCGCAAGGTTATTTTGGACGATGATGCCATTGATGCGTTAGAAGAGGCAATTGAAGATAAATGTATGATTCTTATTGCAAGGCAGCAGCCGATTGCCGGGGATTTGCGCATGATTGGTACATGTCTTAAAATTACGACCGATTTAGAGCGCATGGGGGATCATGCATCGGATATTGCTGAAATCGCTGTTCGCCTTGGCACACAACCCTTAATAAAACCGCTCGTAGATATCCCGATTATGGCGAATTTATCCCAACAAATGCTGCAAAATTCTTTGTTAGCTTATTTGAATCGCGATATTTCCTTAGCGGAACAAGTTTGCAGCGATGATGATGAAGTAGATCATATTTATAATCGTATGTTTCGCGAGTTATTGACTTATATGATGGAAGATCCTAGCACGATTACGCAGGCTACGCAGTTAGTATTTGTTGCCAGGTATTTGGAACGTATTGCCGATCATGCCACAAATATTGCTGAATGGGTCATTTATATTGTCACAGGTCAGCGTTGCCGCAAAGTGGATTGA